From the genome of Virgibacillus proomii, one region includes:
- the resB gene encoding cytochrome c biogenesis protein ResB has product MNKIKCECGHVNPEGTVLCESCGKPIDENQHLDGNDKKKLLNMRYDGTARRSQTYNKTIVDKIWSFFSSVKVGVWLIVIALFASAIGSIFPQEQYIPADAVSRDPAIFYEERYGILGQIYYQLGFHNLYSSWWYMILIALIGISLVICSLDRFVPLFRALRNQKAKRHETFLKRQRLFSQTDNITDTDMETLKQGLKKQRYHVTVEDGHILAEKGRFSRWGPYVNHIGLIIILLAALLRQTSVFYMDEYVWVREGEQKVIPGTDQAYYIENKDFIIENYDPEDEKFKDAIAKEGGIVPSNYQTNVVIYQAMKPEVTGAEPELKKIKEGSIRMNEPIKFDDYVVYQSGYQQNEFSSMTFKIHETNDAKEKSLGEFTVDFASPKSTYELENGFRVEINNYYPDYYLDDKGEPASETNYPRNPAFVMMVYPPNGSEPEISFLGIGKNIDATGENDYKVGITDFEMRDVSGLSVRRDYSLPYFIIGAIIFMIGVIQGMYWQHRRIWIRPQAGGLLLAAHTNKNWHGIKRDIEKAIAATNINMVVDQQEIDK; this is encoded by the coding sequence ATGAATAAAATTAAATGTGAATGTGGTCATGTTAATCCGGAGGGGACAGTACTTTGTGAATCATGTGGAAAGCCAATTGATGAAAATCAGCATCTTGATGGCAATGATAAGAAAAAGCTGTTAAATATGCGCTATGACGGGACTGCTCGCAGGTCGCAAACATATAATAAAACGATTGTTGATAAAATTTGGAGTTTCTTTTCTTCGGTAAAAGTGGGGGTCTGGCTTATTGTCATTGCTTTATTCGCCTCTGCTATCGGATCGATCTTTCCACAGGAACAATACATACCAGCAGATGCTGTTTCACGAGATCCTGCTATTTTTTATGAGGAGCGGTATGGAATTCTCGGACAAATCTATTATCAATTAGGCTTTCACAATTTGTATAGCTCGTGGTGGTACATGATTTTAATTGCGCTTATTGGGATTTCATTGGTCATTTGTAGCCTGGATCGATTTGTCCCTTTATTTCGCGCATTGCGTAATCAAAAAGCAAAACGTCATGAAACGTTTTTGAAAAGACAACGTCTGTTCAGTCAGACAGATAACATAACAGATACCGACATGGAAACATTAAAGCAAGGATTAAAGAAACAACGCTATCATGTTACGGTTGAAGATGGACATATTCTGGCGGAAAAGGGGAGATTTTCCAGATGGGGCCCGTATGTCAATCATATTGGATTAATTATAATTTTGCTTGCCGCATTATTAAGGCAAACCTCTGTTTTCTACATGGATGAGTACGTCTGGGTACGCGAGGGTGAGCAGAAGGTTATCCCAGGAACGGACCAGGCGTACTACATTGAAAACAAAGATTTTATTATAGAGAACTATGATCCAGAAGATGAGAAGTTTAAAGATGCAATAGCCAAAGAAGGGGGCATCGTTCCGAGTAACTATCAAACAAATGTAGTAATTTATCAAGCGATGAAGCCGGAAGTAACAGGTGCAGAGCCTGAACTGAAAAAGATCAAAGAAGGCAGCATTCGTATGAATGAACCAATTAAGTTTGATGACTATGTGGTATATCAATCAGGTTATCAACAAAATGAATTTTCCAGCATGACATTTAAAATTCATGAAACCAATGATGCAAAAGAAAAATCCTTGGGTGAGTTTACCGTTGATTTTGCTTCTCCAAAGTCAACGTATGAATTAGAAAATGGCTTTCGAGTTGAGATCAATAACTATTATCCGGACTATTATCTTGATGATAAAGGAGAGCCTGCTTCAGAGACAAACTATCCAAGAAATCCTGCGTTTGTTATGATGGTTTATCCGCCCAATGGAAGTGAGCCGGAAATTAGCTTTTTAGGAATCGGCAAAAACATCGATGCTACTGGGGAAAATGACTATAAAGTTGGGATTACGGACTTTGAAATGAGAGATGTTAGCGGATTAAGTGTGAGACGTGACTACTCATTACCATATTTTATCATTGGTGCAATTATTTTTATGATTGGAGTAATTCAAGGAATGTACTGGCAGCACCGTCGAATCTGGATTCGACCGCAAGCAGGGGGACTTCTTTTGGCTGCTCATACGAATAAAAACTGGCATGGGATAAAACGTGATATCGAAAAGGCAATTGCTGCTACCAATATTAACATGGTTGTCGATCAGCAAGAAATAGACAAATAG
- the resA gene encoding thiol-disulfide oxidoreductase ResA translates to MGLEERKRKKQNKKRNRFIFRSIILAVLIGAVIFAVVQNLQSDKIIYEVGDDAPDFQLEQINKYNENETIRLSDLEGKGVMLNFWGTWCKPCEEEMPYMEKLYPKYKERGVEIVAVSLDSTELVVHRFIDKYDLTFPIPHDKDSQVRDLYKVGPIPSTVFIDPQGKIVEVVNGALTLERLDGYLQEITPK, encoded by the coding sequence ATGGGTCTTGAAGAGAGGAAAAGAAAGAAGCAAAATAAAAAACGAAACCGCTTCATATTTCGGTCGATCATTTTAGCTGTATTAATAGGGGCAGTCATTTTTGCGGTGGTGCAAAATCTGCAAAGCGATAAAATTATTTACGAAGTTGGAGATGATGCACCAGATTTTCAATTGGAGCAAATTAATAAGTATAATGAGAATGAGACCATTCGATTAAGTGATCTAGAAGGAAAAGGGGTTATGCTTAATTTTTGGGGGACTTGGTGCAAACCTTGTGAAGAAGAAATGCCTTATATGGAGAAGTTATATCCAAAATATAAAGAGCGAGGAGTAGAAATAGTTGCTGTAAGTCTCGATTCAACGGAGTTGGTTGTGCATCGATTTATTGATAAATATGATTTAACATTTCCAATTCCTCATGATAAAGACAGCCAAGTACGAGATTTATATAAAGTGGGCCCCATTCCAAGTACTGTGTTTATTGACCCTCAAGGGAAAATTGTTGAGGTAGTCAATGGTGCATTAACATTGGAACGATTGGATGGTTATCTTCAGGAGATAACACCTAAGTAG
- a CDS encoding pseudouridine synthase, producing MTKAQERLQKVIAQSGITSRRKAEQLILDGKVKVNNKVITKLGTKVHLEDRIEVDGVPLEKEAPVYYLLYKPRGVISSVKDDKGRKVVTDLLDEIEERVFPVGRLDYDTSGILILTNDGEFANLLMHPRFQIDKVYVAKIKGIPDKAKLAQLRKGVHSGDDLLKAIDYRVLKIDKQKNHTILQLTLREGKNRHVRRMMEGLGYPVVKLKRERYGLLTLDGLKPGEYRPLNPKEVKQMRNLALE from the coding sequence ATGACAAAAGCTCAAGAACGTTTACAAAAAGTAATTGCTCAAAGTGGTATAACCTCAAGAAGAAAAGCAGAACAACTTATTCTTGATGGAAAGGTAAAAGTTAATAATAAAGTTATCACGAAGTTGGGAACCAAGGTGCACCTAGAGGATAGAATTGAAGTGGATGGTGTACCGTTAGAAAAAGAAGCACCTGTTTACTACTTGCTATATAAGCCGCGTGGCGTTATTTCCAGTGTCAAGGATGATAAAGGAAGAAAAGTGGTTACCGATTTACTTGATGAAATCGAAGAACGTGTTTTTCCGGTTGGGAGATTAGACTATGATACATCTGGTATTTTAATTTTAACGAATGATGGAGAGTTTGCTAACTTGTTAATGCATCCTCGGTTTCAGATTGATAAAGTGTATGTTGCTAAAATAAAGGGTATTCCAGATAAGGCTAAGCTTGCTCAATTACGGAAAGGGGTGCATTCTGGAGACGATCTATTAAAAGCTATAGATTACCGTGTATTGAAAATAGACAAACAAAAAAACCATACGATTTTACAGCTGACATTACGAGAAGGGAAAAATAGACATGTACGCAGAATGATGGAAGGTTTAGGTTATCCTGTAGTAAAGTTAAAACGAGAGCGATATGGTTTATTAACACTGGATGGATTAAAGCCTGGTGAGTATCGACCGCTCAATCCAAAAGAAGTAAAGCAAATGCGAAATTTAGCTCTGGAATGA
- a CDS encoding delta-aminolevulinic acid dehydratase, with protein MSKPELYISLIVGPNCEWDSFALRSSLEYFGARVNTYAVGRPQDLVDVLSGKDREDKLDYLILNFHGDEGRFCMPLLGEDVYEVGEPREEFFDEQHVRRYSKLNNVRVIASGCTLGRESLAKAFLSCGTRSYLGPDDYIDGNSNFMFVVRFFYERITNHKTEQQAFKIAASMDEETAMYKRYCSS; from the coding sequence ATGAGTAAACCAGAGTTGTATATAAGCCTCATTGTTGGACCAAACTGTGAGTGGGATTCATTTGCTCTTCGTTCATCTCTAGAATACTTTGGAGCAAGAGTTAACACATATGCTGTTGGTCGACCTCAAGATCTAGTTGATGTACTGTCTGGAAAGGATCGGGAGGATAAATTGGATTATCTAATTTTAAACTTCCATGGAGACGAAGGACGATTTTGTATGCCTTTATTGGGTGAGGATGTGTATGAAGTAGGAGAACCAAGAGAAGAATTTTTTGATGAACAACATGTGAGGCGTTATTCGAAGTTAAATAATGTAAGAGTAATAGCGTCTGGTTGTACATTGGGAAGGGAATCATTAGCAAAAGCCTTTTTAAGCTGTGGAACCCGATCTTACTTAGGACCTGATGATTATATAGACGGCAATTCAAACTTCATGTTTGTTGTCAGATTTTTCTATGAACGAATAACAAATCATAAAACAGAGCAACAGGCATTTAAAATTGCTGCCTCTATGGACGAGGAAACTGCAATGTATAAACGCTACTGTTCCTCCTGA
- a CDS encoding spore maturation protein, whose amino-acid sequence MTAMIKKVPAYELFVDGGKEGVKMAFSLVPFLVGMIVAIAILRSSGALEAFIQLLAPILTLIGIPPEIIPLALIRPISGTAALGMTTELIHTYGPDSFIGRLASVMQGSTDTTLYILTVYFGAIGIKKMGYALKVGLLADVVGITASIIIVTILFG is encoded by the coding sequence ATGACAGCAATGATAAAGAAAGTACCTGCTTATGAATTATTTGTAGATGGTGGGAAGGAAGGGGTCAAAATGGCTTTTTCCTTAGTTCCTTTTCTAGTTGGGATGATTGTAGCAATTGCTATCTTACGAAGTTCTGGAGCTTTAGAAGCTTTTATTCAGTTATTGGCACCAATTCTTACACTTATCGGTATCCCTCCAGAAATCATTCCATTAGCACTTATTAGGCCAATATCTGGTACAGCTGCCTTAGGAATGACTACTGAATTAATTCATACTTACGGACCTGATTCCTTTATTGGAAGATTAGCATCCGTTATGCAGGGGAGTACGGACACGACCTTGTATATTTTAACCGTTTATTTTGGAGCAATCGGTATAAAAAAAATGGGATATGCTTTAAAGGTTGGCTTATTAGCTGACGTGGTTGGTATTACAGCCTCAATCATAATTGTAACCATTCTTTTTGGCTAA
- a CDS encoding nucleoside recognition domain-containing protein: MVNLIWAFMAIIGIVYAMIHGTMDEVNEAIFTSAGEAVTLSIGLISVLVFWLGIMKVAEKAGILAVLAKIFRPLVIKLFPDIPKDHPAIGYILSNFTANVFGLGNAATPMGIKAMEQMKQLSGTNTASRSMITFLALNTSSLTLIPTTVIAIRMQYDSVSPTEIVGATMMATIISSLSAIIIDRFFYYRSRWRA; encoded by the coding sequence GTGGTAAATCTAATTTGGGCATTTATGGCAATAATTGGAATAGTATATGCCATGATTCATGGAACAATGGATGAAGTGAATGAAGCGATTTTTACAAGTGCTGGTGAAGCAGTTACCTTGTCAATCGGCCTTATTAGTGTACTTGTCTTTTGGTTAGGAATTATGAAAGTAGCAGAAAAAGCAGGGATATTAGCAGTATTAGCAAAAATCTTTCGTCCACTTGTAATAAAACTATTCCCTGATATCCCAAAAGATCACCCAGCAATTGGCTATATTTTATCAAATTTCACAGCAAATGTTTTTGGATTAGGTAATGCAGCTACACCAATGGGGATCAAGGCGATGGAGCAAATGAAACAGTTAAGCGGAACAAATACCGCTTCTCGTTCGATGATTACTTTTTTAGCATTAAATACATCAAGCTTAACACTAATTCCAACAACGGTTATTGCTATACGGATGCAATATGATTCCGTATCCCCTACAGAAATTGTTGGAGCAACTATGATGGCAACAATTATATCTTCATTGAGTGCAATTATCATTGACCGCTTTTTTTACTATAGAAGTAGGTGGAGGGCATAA
- a CDS encoding D-alanyl-D-alanine carboxypeptidase family protein yields the protein MRLIAIAIFTITFILVFPVVGQAEPQVSARNAVLIEQSTGRVLFEKQAYSKESIASITKIMTAIIAIESGKMEEKAKTSRNAIYTEGSSIYLEQGEKMTIKDLVYGLMLRSGNDSAVAISEHIGGSEEGFVYLMNEKARWLGMNDTNFANPHGLDEENHYSSAYDMAILTQYAMKNPTFREVTGAKSYKAENRTYSWQNKNKLLTQYYEYSTGGKTGFTKKTGRTLVSTATKNDMDLIAVTLNAPDDWRDHIAMFEWGFKNYRLETLSEEKKIAYQLGNEEKIQFGYLDKDVIYPLTNQEKNKVSNQLFILNNAMNKQTIGRNVFYLNGTQIAEATVLSKQPKHTATNSMVKEFWEIFRRVSGGDDLW from the coding sequence ATGCGTTTGATAGCAATCGCAATCTTTACAATTACTTTTATTCTTGTTTTTCCAGTAGTAGGACAAGCAGAGCCTCAAGTTTCAGCACGTAATGCCGTATTAATAGAACAATCGACAGGGCGTGTGTTATTTGAAAAACAGGCTTATTCAAAAGAATCAATTGCTAGTATTACAAAAATTATGACTGCAATTATTGCCATTGAATCCGGAAAAATGGAGGAAAAGGCCAAGACTAGTCGCAACGCAATTTATACAGAAGGATCATCCATCTACTTAGAGCAAGGCGAAAAAATGACAATCAAAGACCTTGTTTACGGTTTAATGCTTCGTTCTGGAAACGACTCAGCTGTCGCAATCAGTGAACATATTGGCGGAAGTGAGGAAGGGTTTGTCTATTTAATGAATGAAAAGGCAAGGTGGTTGGGCATGAATGATACTAATTTTGCTAACCCACATGGCCTTGATGAAGAAAACCATTATTCATCTGCTTATGATATGGCCATATTAACGCAATATGCAATGAAGAATCCCACTTTTCGTGAAGTTACAGGAGCAAAATCTTATAAGGCAGAGAATCGAACATATTCTTGGCAAAATAAAAACAAACTACTTACGCAATATTATGAATATAGCACCGGCGGAAAAACAGGCTTTACGAAAAAAACGGGTAGAACCTTAGTATCCACTGCCACTAAAAATGATATGGATCTAATTGCTGTTACACTGAATGCCCCTGATGATTGGCGTGACCATATTGCCATGTTTGAATGGGGGTTTAAAAACTATCGTTTAGAAACGTTATCGGAAGAAAAAAAGATTGCTTATCAACTAGGTAATGAAGAGAAAATTCAATTTGGTTATTTAGACAAAGATGTTATATATCCATTAACCAATCAAGAAAAAAATAAAGTATCCAATCAATTGTTCATCTTAAACAATGCAATGAATAAACAAACAATTGGACGAAACGTCTTTTATTTAAATGGAACCCAAATTGCAGAAGCAACAGTTTTAAGTAAACAGCCTAAACACACAGCAACAAATTCAATGGTAAAGGAGTTTTGGGAAATATTTCGTCGGGTGTCAGGGGGTGACGATTTGTGGTAA
- a CDS encoding superoxide dismutase produces MSQTNEIYLQELLTWGEQIKSRLQHSDVLEKQTLLEQIDNWQAKVSEMLQGNKRIEPDQLHSIHEEGERIFHIVKQQDTSTTVKSVPYGQHTLPKLPYPYHALEPYISEEIMRLHHDKHHQSYVDGLNKAEKEIYGRTQDDKLIKHWLREQAFHGSGHHLHTIFWFNMTPRSSKQPYGELLKKIEMDFGSWPKFKTLFTNTANSVEGDGWAILYWNPRSGKLGVQSFEKHQLFQIADIIPLLVLDMWEHAYYLQYKTDKKAYVNNWWNVVNWKDVNERFKQARKLQWQPY; encoded by the coding sequence ATGAGTCAAACAAATGAAATATATTTACAAGAATTATTGACCTGGGGAGAACAAATTAAAAGTAGATTGCAACATTCAGATGTCTTAGAAAAACAGACATTGCTTGAACAAATAGATAATTGGCAGGCAAAAGTTAGTGAAATGCTTCAAGGAAATAAACGCATTGAACCAGATCAACTTCATTCTATTCATGAAGAAGGGGAACGCATATTCCATATAGTAAAACAGCAAGACACTTCTACCACTGTGAAATCTGTTCCATATGGTCAGCACACCTTACCTAAATTACCTTATCCATATCATGCATTGGAACCTTATATAAGCGAAGAGATTATGCGATTACACCATGACAAACATCATCAGTCATATGTAGATGGTCTCAATAAGGCGGAAAAAGAAATTTATGGAAGAACTCAGGATGATAAGTTAATCAAGCACTGGTTGCGTGAACAAGCTTTTCATGGTTCAGGTCATCACTTGCATACGATATTTTGGTTCAATATGACCCCTCGTTCAAGTAAACAGCCATATGGTGAATTACTAAAAAAAATAGAAATGGATTTCGGGTCATGGCCAAAGTTTAAAACTCTATTTACGAACACAGCCAATTCAGTTGAAGGGGACGGATGGGCAATCTTATATTGGAATCCTAGAAGCGGAAAACTAGGAGTGCAATCATTTGAAAAGCATCAGCTCTTCCAAATTGCTGATATCATTCCTTTACTCGTATTAGATATGTGGGAGCATGCATATTATTTACAATATAAAACAGACAAAAAAGCATATGTCAACAATTGGTGGAATGTTGTTAACTGGAAGGATGTCAATGAACGATTTAAACAAGCAAGAAAGTTACAGTGGCAACCCTACTAA
- the scpB gene encoding SMC-Scp complex subunit ScpB, whose product MEIKNLKAIVEGLLFASGSEGITIKQLSDVLEVSETTIEQSLEELKKDYEQPHRGIRIMQAHEVFHLTTKPEHSDYYKKLIETPQTTRMSQAALETLAIIAYNQPITRTEIEEIRGVKSDRPVQTLLSRLLIEEVGRKDTVGRPVLFGTTKEFLTYFGLASLDDLPPLPDTDDSNIETEADLFFERFHEHMNEDPS is encoded by the coding sequence GTGGAAATAAAAAATTTGAAAGCCATAGTCGAAGGATTGTTATTTGCTTCAGGAAGTGAAGGAATAACAATCAAACAACTATCCGATGTTTTAGAGGTATCAGAAACAACAATTGAACAAAGCTTAGAAGAATTAAAGAAAGATTATGAACAACCTCATCGCGGTATTAGAATTATGCAGGCACATGAAGTATTTCATTTAACTACTAAACCAGAGCATAGTGATTATTATAAAAAATTAATTGAAACACCCCAGACAACCAGAATGTCACAGGCAGCGCTGGAAACACTTGCAATTATAGCTTATAATCAACCAATTACAAGAACAGAAATCGAAGAAATTAGAGGAGTAAAAAGTGATCGACCGGTACAAACGCTGTTATCAAGGTTACTCATTGAAGAGGTCGGCAGGAAAGATACAGTTGGCCGCCCAGTATTATTCGGGACAACCAAAGAATTTTTAACTTATTTTGGATTAGCATCGTTGGATGATTTACCACCCTTACCTGACACAGATGACTCTAATATCGAAACAGAAGCGGATTTGTTTTTTGAACGGTTTCATGAACATATGAATGAAGATCCTTCCTAG
- a CDS encoding segregation/condensation protein A — protein sequence MQGYYVKLDSFEGPLDLLLHLINQYEIDIYDIPVAVITEQYMQYIHTMKQLELNIASEYLVMAATLVEIKSQMLLPKPELPEETEEYMEDPREELMQRLIEYRKYKEAAVQLKQKEQEANQIYTRPPIQLEEGITSPPTVVQGETSIYDMLSALRKMFERKKWDAPLETKIERNEISINERMEEVLKTLHATQGGILFDHLFTVYSRSHIVVTFIAILELMKKNKVYCKQEKQLAELYVFSMEE from the coding sequence GTGCAAGGTTATTATGTGAAACTAGACTCATTTGAAGGTCCGCTTGATTTACTACTCCATTTGATTAATCAATATGAAATTGATATATATGATATACCTGTAGCTGTAATTACAGAACAATATATGCAGTATATCCATACGATGAAACAGCTTGAATTAAATATTGCAAGTGAGTATTTAGTTATGGCTGCAACGCTCGTAGAAATTAAAAGTCAAATGCTCTTGCCAAAGCCTGAACTTCCTGAAGAAACGGAAGAATATATGGAAGACCCTCGCGAAGAGTTAATGCAACGATTAATCGAATATCGAAAATACAAAGAAGCAGCAGTACAATTAAAGCAGAAAGAGCAAGAGGCAAATCAAATCTATACAAGACCACCCATTCAGCTTGAAGAAGGAATTACTTCGCCGCCAACGGTTGTTCAGGGGGAAACATCCATTTATGATATGCTCTCAGCACTACGTAAGATGTTTGAACGTAAAAAATGGGATGCGCCATTAGAAACAAAAATAGAAAGAAATGAGATTTCCATTAATGAAAGAATGGAAGAAGTACTAAAAACTCTACATGCAACACAAGGAGGGATACTGTTTGATCATTTATTTACAGTATATTCCCGTTCACATATTGTTGTAACTTTTATTGCCATCTTAGAATTGATGAAGAAAAATAAGGTCTATTGTAAGCAAGAAAAACAATTAGCAGAATTATACGTATTTAGCATGGAGGAATAA
- a CDS encoding YjcZ family sporulation protein, producing MSGGYGYGGGFALIVVLFILLIIVGAAWL from the coding sequence ATGAGTGGTGGATATGGTTATGGCGGAGGTTTCGCACTAATCGTAGTATTGTTCATTTTATTGATTATCGTCGGTGCTGCTTGGCTATAA
- a CDS encoding GNAT family N-acetyltransferase: MLIRFKKNLEKIAMGLLSFMPDEKDVKKLQQTIKEYETNPDWHLYLWKEDDDVLGAIGVRVEGEVNAVIQHISVNPSHRNIGIGKKMVNEVERLYQDQYSVSTTEEILDFYQKCDGSAEEMKNDE, from the coding sequence ATGTTAATTCGTTTTAAGAAAAATTTAGAGAAAATTGCAATGGGTTTACTATCTTTTATGCCTGACGAAAAAGATGTAAAAAAATTGCAACAAACGATAAAAGAATATGAAACAAATCCTGATTGGCATCTATATCTGTGGAAAGAAGATGATGATGTATTAGGTGCTATCGGGGTAAGAGTTGAAGGAGAAGTAAATGCTGTTATTCAGCATATTTCAGTAAATCCATCACATCGAAACATTGGGATTGGCAAGAAAATGGTAAATGAAGTAGAGAGACTTTATCAAGATCAGTATTCCGTATCAACTACGGAAGAAATTCTGGATTTTTATCAGAAGTGTGATGGATCAGCTGAAGAAATGAAAAACGATGAATAA
- a CDS encoding site-2 protease family protein, which produces MQLGLLIYLIAFVVPISILLHEVGHAMAAWFVKADHIYIFIGTGSKEKTFKSGKFQISIASFFFVGGLAVSERKKNYSWIEKLFITISGPISSGIVVFLFWLISQFFATPFIQLFILFNTWIAVVNLIPIQLKSKQTDGYVMLKLLYRAIKN; this is translated from the coding sequence ATGCAATTAGGGTTACTCATTTATTTAATAGCTTTTGTTGTTCCAATTAGTATATTGCTACACGAAGTTGGACATGCTATGGCTGCATGGTTCGTTAAAGCCGATCATATTTACATATTTATCGGTACAGGATCAAAAGAAAAAACGTTTAAATCTGGAAAATTTCAAATTTCCATTGCATCGTTTTTTTTTGTGGGCGGATTGGCTGTAAGTGAACGCAAAAAAAACTATAGCTGGATAGAAAAGTTATTTATTACGATTTCCGGTCCAATCTCAAGCGGCATTGTTGTTTTTTTGTTCTGGTTGATTAGCCAATTTTTTGCAACTCCTTTTATTCAATTATTTATACTATTTAATACTTGGATTGCGGTTGTTAACTTGATTCCTATTCAATTAAAAAGTAAACAAACGGATGGTTATGTAATGTTAAAACTTTTATACCGTGCTATTAAAAACTAA
- a CDS encoding peptidylprolyl isomerase — translation MDKKGYIILENDNKIEFDLFEDAAPNTVANFEKLANEGFYNGLTFHRVIPGFVSQGGCPNGNGTGSAGYTIKCETKGNPHQHQEGALSMAHAGRDTGSCQFFIVHEAQPHLDGVHTVFGQVTSGIEYAKSMKNGDVMKEVKVYTV, via the coding sequence ATGGATAAAAAAGGATATATTATTTTAGAAAATGACAATAAAATTGAATTTGATTTATTTGAAGATGCAGCGCCTAATACGGTTGCTAACTTTGAAAAATTGGCAAACGAGGGATTCTATAATGGATTGACCTTCCATCGGGTTATTCCGGGATTCGTAAGCCAAGGCGGCTGTCCGAATGGTAACGGGACAGGTTCAGCTGGCTATACAATTAAATGTGAAACAAAAGGAAATCCGCATCAGCATCAGGAAGGTGCACTTTCGATGGCACATGCTGGAAGAGATACAGGAAGCTGCCAGTTTTTTATTGTTCATGAAGCTCAACCACATTTAGATGGTGTTCATACAGTATTTGGACAAGTTACGTCAGGTATAGAGTACGCCAAGTCTATGAAAAACGGCGATGTAATGAAAGAAGTAAAAGTATATACGGTCTAA